From the genome of Vicia villosa cultivar HV-30 ecotype Madison, WI linkage group LG2, Vvil1.0, whole genome shotgun sequence, one region includes:
- the LOC131651969 gene encoding uncharacterized protein LOC131651969, whose product MLRTNNNNKRGVLTRLKTLINNSRLFCSSSPEGPMQDHPSSETESDHSIGRGRIDISKGKTFDARKLGITSSMISQPTQYVLKLLQDKGYKSYLVGGCVRDLLLNRTPKDFDVVTTAQLMEARRQFRRSARRADVVGRRFPVRLVHIKGSIVEVTSFETESKTSKGMEKVLHSLLPKCSNKEDKYLCKSTLRRDFTVNSLFYDPFANKIYDYANGIADLRSLKLETVIPAQLSFKDDPGRILRGFRIAARLGLSLSRETEAAIWTCSSLVKDLNKDRMLIELNYMLSYGASEPSLRLLWKFKLLQFWLPMHAAYLDEQATKEDGQASNMLMKLFSHLDNLVGCDRPSGCTLWIGLLAFHLALVNNPQDVLVVWAFASVLYHGEWQEGITFAKEHAKMYVNFTPEIKSSNTSKSDEEIAETVTKLASLVIGSIHALVNINRLFQSLSRYPSVPRPHVVILSRKTGKAVSEIFEVLINDIKFYKSKRKSAKINYDMLGSGHISETRFVLGKIILETMRSGSGVLGDKDGSEVEKCHLNTEGTKGSGQLVAKKDKRKVLSTPNLEHKPEKLKKQKLTEHTDIAEQKKGLVESFKYKETDEEHQKPVKLGQEVDLSKKNSMPVNKCSNREQLINDIDRKQIVSTSKSSEDRARHPKLKEHRTSSHSTASKNNKVVANNHNINTGVTTDESADKVVNEKGRQQPQKSKKGLSPLSSLFKKNRR is encoded by the exons ATGCTCAGAACTAACAACAATAACAAGCGCGGAGTGCTTACTCGTTTGAAAACCCTCATCAATAACTCACGG CTTTTCTGCTCCTCTTCTCCCGAAGGACCAATGCAAGATCATCCTTCTTCAGAAACAGAATCCGATCACTCAATTGGGCGAG GCCGCATTGACATTTCAAAAGGGAAGACTTTCGATGCAAGGAAGCTTGGTATTACCAGTTCTATGATTTCACAGCCGACTCAGTATGTCCTGAAGCTTCTTCAGGATAAAG GGTATAAGTCCTACTTAGTAGGTGGGTGTGTGAGAGATCTACTACTGAATAGAACTCCAAAAGATTTTGACGTGGTCACCACAGCACAGCTTATGGAG GCAAGGAGGCAATTTCGTCGTTCAGCTCGTCGTGCTGACGTTGTTGGACGGCGTTTTCCAGTACGCCTGGTTCATATAAAAGGTTCGATAGTAGAG GTAACAAGTTTTGAGACAGAATCAAAAACTTCCAAAGGGATGGAAAAAGTTTTACACTCTCTGCTGCCAAAATGCAGTAATAAAGAAGACAAATATTTATGCAAAAGTACACTGCGAAGGGACTTCACAGTTAATAG TTTATTTTATGATCCTTTTGCCAATAAAATTTATGATTATGCCAATGGAATTGCTGATTTGAGGTCCTTAAAG CTAGAAACCGTGATTCCAGCTCAGCTGTCCTTTAAAGATGATCCTG GGAGAATTTTACGTGGATTCAGAATTGCAGCTCGTCTAGGTTTATCATTATCCAGGGAGACTGAGGCAGCAATCTGGACATGTTCTTCCCTAGTTAAGGATTTGAACAAG GATAGAATGCTGATTGAATTAAACTATATGCTGTCTTATGGAGCTTCTGAGCCGTCTCTGCGCTTACTCTGGAAATTCAAATTGCTACAGTTTTGGCTTCCGATGCAT GCAGCATATCTTGACGAACAGGCTACTAAAGAAGATGGTCAGGCTTCCAATATGTTGATG AAATTATTCTCCCATCTGGATAATTTGGTTGGATGCGATCGACCTTCTGGTTGCACCCTATG GATTGGATTGCTAGCATTTCACCTGGCATTAGTAAATAATCCCCAAGATGTTCTTGTGGTCTGGGCATTTGCTTCTGTTCTATATCACGGAGAGTGGCAAGAAGGCATTACGTTTGCTAAAGAACATGCAAAAATGTATGTTAATTTTACACCGGAAATAAAGAGTTCCAATACAAGCAAATCAGATGAAGAAATTGCAGAAACAGTCACTAAATTGGCATCTTTGGTGATTGGCTCCATTCATGCGCTAGTTAATATTAACCGTCTTTTCCAATCTCTGTCTAGATATCCATCTGTCCCACGCCCTCATGTG GTAATTTTATCAAGAAAAACAGGGAAAGCCGTGTCTGAAATTTTCGAAGTGCTGATCAATGATATTAAATTTTACAAGAGTAAAAGAAAAAGTGCAAAGATAAATTATGACATGCTTGGGAGTGGCCATATTTCAGAGACAAGATTTGTTTTGGGCAAAATTATTCTTGAAACTATGCGGAGTGGGAGTGGAGTCCTTGGAGACAAGGATGGTTCTGAGGTGGAAAAATGTCACCTTAACACCGAGGGCACAAAGGGCTCTGGGCAACTAGTGGCAAAGAAAGATAAAAGAAAGGTTTTATCGACACCAAATTTAGAACATAAGCcagaaaaactcaaaaaacaGAAACTGACTGAGCATACAGACATTGCAGAGCAGAAAAAGGGATTGGTTGAAAGTTTTAAGTACAAGGAAACTGATGAAGAGCACCAAAAGCCGGTTAAGTTGGGCCAGGAGGTTGATCTATCTAAGAAGAACTCTATGCCAGTAAATAAATGCAGTAATAGAGAACAGTTGATAAATGATATTGATAGGAAGCAAATTGTCAGTACCAGTAAAAGTTCTGAAGACCGTGCTAGGCATCCAAAGTTGAAAGAGCACCGCACGTCATCACATTCTACAGCGTCTAAGAATAATAAGGTAGTAGCCAATAACCACAACATAAACACGGGTGTAACAACAGATGAGTCGGCTGACAAAGTTGTCAACGAGAAAGGAAGACAGCAGCCACAAAAAAGTAAAAAAGGTCTGTCTCCACTCTCCAGTTTATTCAAGAAAAACAGAAGATAA
- the LOC131646727 gene encoding G2/mitotic-specific cyclin-1-like isoform X1, whose protein sequence is MKDSEKCSNSNAIESDVSQGLEARKVGQNRRALGVINHNMIPNKRAVSERNEVCEKKQGDPVHRPITRRFAAKIASTQKLKAAEGTTKRSNLTSSNGFGDCIFVDDEHKLAEDQPVPMALEKTEPMRNESDEMDEVEMEDMMDEPVMDIDISDANDPLAVSEYIDDLYAYYRKVESTGCVSPNYMADQFDINERMRAILIDWLVEVHDKFDLVHETLFLTVNLIDRFLEKQSVVRKKLQLVGLVAMLLACKYEEVSVPVVGDLILISDRAYSRKEVLEMEKLMVNTLKFNISVPTAYVFIRRFLKAAQADRKLELLAFFLVELSLVEYAMLKFPPSQLAAAAVYTAQCATNGFKQWSKTCEWHTNYSEDQLLECSSLMVDFHKKAGTGKLTGAHRKYCTSKFIFTAKCEPASFLLEN, encoded by the exons ATGAAGGATTCTGAGAAATGTTCCAACTCAAACGCTATTGAATCCGATGTTTCTCAAG GGTTAGAAGCTAGAAAAGTTGGGCAGAATAGAAGAGCTTTGGGGGTGATTAACCATAATATGATTCCTAACAAGAGGGCTGTATCAGA AAGAAATGAAGTTTGTGAAAAGAAACAAGGGGATCCGGTGCATCGACCCATCACTAG GAGGTTTGCTGCGAAAATTGCTAGCACGCAAAAACTTAAGGCGGCTGAG GGGACGACGAAAAGGTCAAACTTGACTAGTTCGAATGGATTTGGAGATTGTATatttgttgatgatgagcatAAGCTGGCGGAGGACCAGCCTGTGCCAATGGCTTTAGAGAAAACTGAACCTATGCGAAATGAGTCAGATGAGATG GATGAAGTTGAGATGGAGGATATGATGGATGAGCCTGTTATGGACATTGACATCTCTGATGCAAATGACCCTCTTGCAGTTTCTGAATATATTGATGATCTTTATGCTTACTACAGAAAAGTTGAG AGTACTGGCTGTGTCTCACCAAATTATATGGCTGATCAATTCGACATTAATGAAAGAATGAGGGCCATACTGATTGATTGGCTTGTTGAG GTGCACGACAAATTTGACCTGGTTCATGAGACATTGTTTCTCACAGTTAATCTTATAGACAGATTTTTGGAAAAGCAGTCAGTGGTTAGAAAGAAGCTTCAGCTGGTTGGTCTAGTGGCAATGCTTTTGGCATGCAAGTATGAGGAAGTTTCTGTGCCTGTGGTTGGAGATCTAATTCTAATATCAGACAGAGCATACAGTAGGAAAGAAGTTCTTGAAATG GAGAAGTTGATGGTCAACACATTGAAGTTTAACATATCTGTGCCAACAGCATATGTTTTCATTAGAAGGTTCCTAAAGGCAGCTCAAGCAGACAGAAAA CTTGAGCTGCTAGCTTTCTTCTTGGTAGAGCTATCTCTAGTAGAATATGCAATGTTGAAGTTCCCTCCTTCTCAGCTAGCTGCAGCTGCTGTCTATACCGCTCAATGTGCTACCAATGGTTTCAAACAGTGGAGTAAGACATGTGAATGGCACACCAACTACTCAGAAGATCAACTATT AGAGTGCTCTAGTTTAATGGTTGATTTTCACAAGAAGGCTGGGACAGGGAAACTTACAGGGGCACATCGGAAGTATTGCACATCAAAATTTATCTTTACTGCAAAATGTGAACCAGCAAGTTTTCTTCTAGAGAACTAG
- the LOC131646727 gene encoding G2/mitotic-specific cyclin-1-like isoform X2 — MKDSEKCSNSNAIESDVSQEARKVGQNRRALGVINHNMIPNKRAVSERNEVCEKKQGDPVHRPITRRFAAKIASTQKLKAAEGTTKRSNLTSSNGFGDCIFVDDEHKLAEDQPVPMALEKTEPMRNESDEMDEVEMEDMMDEPVMDIDISDANDPLAVSEYIDDLYAYYRKVESTGCVSPNYMADQFDINERMRAILIDWLVEVHDKFDLVHETLFLTVNLIDRFLEKQSVVRKKLQLVGLVAMLLACKYEEVSVPVVGDLILISDRAYSRKEVLEMEKLMVNTLKFNISVPTAYVFIRRFLKAAQADRKLELLAFFLVELSLVEYAMLKFPPSQLAAAAVYTAQCATNGFKQWSKTCEWHTNYSEDQLLECSSLMVDFHKKAGTGKLTGAHRKYCTSKFIFTAKCEPASFLLEN; from the exons ATGAAGGATTCTGAGAAATGTTCCAACTCAAACGCTATTGAATCCGATGTTTCTCAAG AAGCTAGAAAAGTTGGGCAGAATAGAAGAGCTTTGGGGGTGATTAACCATAATATGATTCCTAACAAGAGGGCTGTATCAGA AAGAAATGAAGTTTGTGAAAAGAAACAAGGGGATCCGGTGCATCGACCCATCACTAG GAGGTTTGCTGCGAAAATTGCTAGCACGCAAAAACTTAAGGCGGCTGAG GGGACGACGAAAAGGTCAAACTTGACTAGTTCGAATGGATTTGGAGATTGTATatttgttgatgatgagcatAAGCTGGCGGAGGACCAGCCTGTGCCAATGGCTTTAGAGAAAACTGAACCTATGCGAAATGAGTCAGATGAGATG GATGAAGTTGAGATGGAGGATATGATGGATGAGCCTGTTATGGACATTGACATCTCTGATGCAAATGACCCTCTTGCAGTTTCTGAATATATTGATGATCTTTATGCTTACTACAGAAAAGTTGAG AGTACTGGCTGTGTCTCACCAAATTATATGGCTGATCAATTCGACATTAATGAAAGAATGAGGGCCATACTGATTGATTGGCTTGTTGAG GTGCACGACAAATTTGACCTGGTTCATGAGACATTGTTTCTCACAGTTAATCTTATAGACAGATTTTTGGAAAAGCAGTCAGTGGTTAGAAAGAAGCTTCAGCTGGTTGGTCTAGTGGCAATGCTTTTGGCATGCAAGTATGAGGAAGTTTCTGTGCCTGTGGTTGGAGATCTAATTCTAATATCAGACAGAGCATACAGTAGGAAAGAAGTTCTTGAAATG GAGAAGTTGATGGTCAACACATTGAAGTTTAACATATCTGTGCCAACAGCATATGTTTTCATTAGAAGGTTCCTAAAGGCAGCTCAAGCAGACAGAAAA CTTGAGCTGCTAGCTTTCTTCTTGGTAGAGCTATCTCTAGTAGAATATGCAATGTTGAAGTTCCCTCCTTCTCAGCTAGCTGCAGCTGCTGTCTATACCGCTCAATGTGCTACCAATGGTTTCAAACAGTGGAGTAAGACATGTGAATGGCACACCAACTACTCAGAAGATCAACTATT AGAGTGCTCTAGTTTAATGGTTGATTTTCACAAGAAGGCTGGGACAGGGAAACTTACAGGGGCACATCGGAAGTATTGCACATCAAAATTTATCTTTACTGCAAAATGTGAACCAGCAAGTTTTCTTCTAGAGAACTAG